A genomic region of Arachis hypogaea cultivar Tifrunner chromosome 5, arahy.Tifrunner.gnm2.J5K5, whole genome shotgun sequence contains the following coding sequences:
- the LOC112801589 gene encoding replication protein A 70 kDa DNA-binding subunit C-like isoform X2, whose translation MAESFDLLMDVSPKKLAWNFLVHVVRLWKAPCRYNPKEINSIEMVLQDSQARRIQASVPKALVRRWNDNIDEFKMYKMSNFIVVDKREKTKTSMNRWTLNFSHRTVVLLVENPTFPLQAFRLTQISELLNADRINDSQLIDIMGEVVGKEDPKELITSKGKETKRLAILVEDLDNYRIGCVLFGDMVDQILPYLDDGRVEPLIVVLQFFRPSRWNEKTSVQSHFDISKLRINPDLEEVRDFRDRRLAAIPSNLVRISQVNTNNSHSGADELKRGDVTVNTIEEALNSTQEGPLWIAGTIVAINSGKDDWFYKSCRKCPKKVETPIGNRYECGKCGHTHGSASLRFKVEVMAYDGTGSITLLLWDRETVQLCGRQAEQIKDEEELYAEGYPAALESLLERKLLFKVNVKSSNIKLYDQVYTVMKVCEDDTIFEMHLPNKTFSTVTEYLQYGCRIPGAVTRWICQQLWLISTILVILNILWMLWRIVLQASSAKLQPKQLPWF comes from the exons ATGGCTGAATCGTTTGATTTGTTGATGGATGTCAGTCCGAAAAAGCTTGCATGGAACTTTTTGGTCCATGTTGTTCGTTTATGGAAAGCTCCTTGCCGGTACAATCCTAAGGAGATCAATAGTATTGAAATGGTTCTTCAAGATAGTCAGGCAA GGAGGATCCAAGCTTCGGTCCCTAAGGCGTTGGTACGTAGATGGAATGATAACATTGATGAGTTCAAGATGTATAAAATGTCAAATTTCATTGTTGTAGACAAGAGAGAAAAAACCAAGACATCTATGAATCGGTGGACCTTAAATTTCTCTCACCGAACTGTGGTGCTCTTGGTGGAGAATCCAACTTTCCCACTTCAAGCGTTTCGATTAACGCAAATTTCAGAGTTGTTGAATGCTGACAGGATCAATGACTCTCAATTAATAG ATATTATGGGTGAAGTGGTTGGAAAGGAAGATCCAAAGGAACTCATCACAAGCAAAGGGAAGGAAACGAAGCGTCTAGCTATTTTGGTTGAAGATCTTGA TAATTATCGTATTGGGTGTGTGTTGTTTGGGGACATGGTTGATCAAATACTACCATACCTAGATGATGGAAGAGTTGAACCATTGATAGTGGTCTTGCAGTTCTTCCGACCGAGTAGATGGAATG AGAAAACCTCAGTACAGAGTCATTTCGACATTTCTAAGCTACGCATCAATCCCGATCTCGAGGAGGTTCGCGACTTTCGTGACAG GAGGCTTGCCGCTATACCCTCAAATTTGGTCAGAATTAGTCAAGTCAACACAAACAACTCACATTCTGGGGCAGATGAACTTAAGCGGGGTGATGTGACGGTGAACACAATAGAGGAAGCACTAAACTCAACACAG GAAGGCCCTTTGTGGATTGCTGGAACAATTGTGGCAATCAATTCTGGCAAGGATGATTGGTTTTACAAATCATGTAGAAAGTGTCCGAAGAAGGTTGAAACACCAATTGGAAATAGATACGAGTGTGGAAAGTGTGGCCACACTCACGGAAGTGCATCGTTAAG GTTTAAGGTTGAGGTGATGGCCTATGATGGCACTGGTAGCATAACACTGCTTCTATGGGATCGAGAAACGGTTCAACTATGTGGTAGACAAGCAGAACAGATCAAGGATGAGGAG GAACTTTATGCTGAAGGATACCCTGCAGCTCTTGAGAGCCTGTTAGAAAGAAAACTTCTTTTTAAGGTGAATGTCAAATCCTCCAACATCAAGCTCTATGACCAGGTGTATACAGTGATGAAGGTCTGCGAGGATGATACAATTTTTGAAATGCATCTCCCAAATAAAACGTTCTCCACTGTAACT GAATATCTCCAATATGGTTGTAGGATACCGGGTGCAGTAACTCGGTGGATTTGTCAGCAGCTATGGTTGATATCAACAATCTTAGTGATTCTCAATATTCTGTG GATGTTGTGGAGGATAGTGTTACAAGCCTCAAGTGCAAAACTCCAGCCAAAACAGCTACCATGGTTTTAA
- the LOC112801589 gene encoding replication protein A 70 kDa DNA-binding subunit C-like isoform X1 — protein MAESFDLLMDVSPKKLAWNFLVHVVRLWKAPCRYNPKEINSIEMVLQDSQARRIQASVPKALVRRWNDNIDEFKMYKMSNFIVVDKREKTKTSMNRWTLNFSHRTVVLLVENPTFPLQAFRLTQISELLNADRINDSQLIDIMGEVVGKEDPKELITSKGKETKRLAILVEDLDNYRIGCVLFGDMVDQILPYLDDGRVEPLIVVLQFFRPSRWNEKTSVQSHFDISKLRINPDLEEVRDFRDRRLAAIPSNLVRISQVNTNNSHSGADELKRGDVTVNTIEEALNSTQEGPLWIAGTIVAINSGKDDWFYKSCRKCPKKVETPIGNRYECGKCGHTHGSASLRFKVEVMAYDGTGSITLLLWDRETVQLCGRQAEQIKDEEELYAEGYPAALESLLERKLLFKVNVKSSNIKLYDQVYTVMKVCEDDTIFEMHLPNKTFSTVTDTGCSNSVDLSAAMVDINNLSDSQYSVDVVEDSVTSLKCKTPAKTATMVLKQQIPINIENEEELGFSTNKLTRNRRKRQKMQLHDSNE, from the exons ATGGCTGAATCGTTTGATTTGTTGATGGATGTCAGTCCGAAAAAGCTTGCATGGAACTTTTTGGTCCATGTTGTTCGTTTATGGAAAGCTCCTTGCCGGTACAATCCTAAGGAGATCAATAGTATTGAAATGGTTCTTCAAGATAGTCAGGCAA GGAGGATCCAAGCTTCGGTCCCTAAGGCGTTGGTACGTAGATGGAATGATAACATTGATGAGTTCAAGATGTATAAAATGTCAAATTTCATTGTTGTAGACAAGAGAGAAAAAACCAAGACATCTATGAATCGGTGGACCTTAAATTTCTCTCACCGAACTGTGGTGCTCTTGGTGGAGAATCCAACTTTCCCACTTCAAGCGTTTCGATTAACGCAAATTTCAGAGTTGTTGAATGCTGACAGGATCAATGACTCTCAATTAATAG ATATTATGGGTGAAGTGGTTGGAAAGGAAGATCCAAAGGAACTCATCACAAGCAAAGGGAAGGAAACGAAGCGTCTAGCTATTTTGGTTGAAGATCTTGA TAATTATCGTATTGGGTGTGTGTTGTTTGGGGACATGGTTGATCAAATACTACCATACCTAGATGATGGAAGAGTTGAACCATTGATAGTGGTCTTGCAGTTCTTCCGACCGAGTAGATGGAATG AGAAAACCTCAGTACAGAGTCATTTCGACATTTCTAAGCTACGCATCAATCCCGATCTCGAGGAGGTTCGCGACTTTCGTGACAG GAGGCTTGCCGCTATACCCTCAAATTTGGTCAGAATTAGTCAAGTCAACACAAACAACTCACATTCTGGGGCAGATGAACTTAAGCGGGGTGATGTGACGGTGAACACAATAGAGGAAGCACTAAACTCAACACAG GAAGGCCCTTTGTGGATTGCTGGAACAATTGTGGCAATCAATTCTGGCAAGGATGATTGGTTTTACAAATCATGTAGAAAGTGTCCGAAGAAGGTTGAAACACCAATTGGAAATAGATACGAGTGTGGAAAGTGTGGCCACACTCACGGAAGTGCATCGTTAAG GTTTAAGGTTGAGGTGATGGCCTATGATGGCACTGGTAGCATAACACTGCTTCTATGGGATCGAGAAACGGTTCAACTATGTGGTAGACAAGCAGAACAGATCAAGGATGAGGAG GAACTTTATGCTGAAGGATACCCTGCAGCTCTTGAGAGCCTGTTAGAAAGAAAACTTCTTTTTAAGGTGAATGTCAAATCCTCCAACATCAAGCTCTATGACCAGGTGTATACAGTGATGAAGGTCTGCGAGGATGATACAATTTTTGAAATGCATCTCCCAAATAAAACGTTCTCCACTGTAACT GATACCGGGTGCAGTAACTCGGTGGATTTGTCAGCAGCTATGGTTGATATCAACAATCTTAGTGATTCTCAATATTCTGTG GATGTTGTGGAGGATAGTGTTACAAGCCTCAAGTGCAAAACTCCAGCCAAAACAGCTACCATGGTTTTAAAGCAACAAATTCCTATCAAcattgagaatgaagaagaacTGGGGTTTTCAACCAACAAACTTACCCGCAATCGTCGAAAAAGACAGAAGATGCAACTTCATGATAGCAATGAATGA
- the LOC112801589 gene encoding replication protein A 70 kDa DNA-binding subunit C-like isoform X3, whose amino-acid sequence MNRWTLNFSHRTVVLLVENPTFPLQAFRLTQISELLNADRINDSQLIDIMGEVVGKEDPKELITSKGKETKRLAILVEDLDNYRIGCVLFGDMVDQILPYLDDGRVEPLIVVLQFFRPSRWNEKTSVQSHFDISKLRINPDLEEVRDFRDRRLAAIPSNLVRISQVNTNNSHSGADELKRGDVTVNTIEEALNSTQEGPLWIAGTIVAINSGKDDWFYKSCRKCPKKVETPIGNRYECGKCGHTHGSASLRFKVEVMAYDGTGSITLLLWDRETVQLCGRQAEQIKDEEELYAEGYPAALESLLERKLLFKVNVKSSNIKLYDQVYTVMKVCEDDTIFEMHLPNKTFSTVTDTGCSNSVDLSAAMVDINNLSDSQYSVDVVEDSVTSLKCKTPAKTATMVLKQQIPINIENEEELGFSTNKLTRNRRKRQKMQLHDSNE is encoded by the exons ATGAATCGGTGGACCTTAAATTTCTCTCACCGAACTGTGGTGCTCTTGGTGGAGAATCCAACTTTCCCACTTCAAGCGTTTCGATTAACGCAAATTTCAGAGTTGTTGAATGCTGACAGGATCAATGACTCTCAATTAATAG ATATTATGGGTGAAGTGGTTGGAAAGGAAGATCCAAAGGAACTCATCACAAGCAAAGGGAAGGAAACGAAGCGTCTAGCTATTTTGGTTGAAGATCTTGA TAATTATCGTATTGGGTGTGTGTTGTTTGGGGACATGGTTGATCAAATACTACCATACCTAGATGATGGAAGAGTTGAACCATTGATAGTGGTCTTGCAGTTCTTCCGACCGAGTAGATGGAATG AGAAAACCTCAGTACAGAGTCATTTCGACATTTCTAAGCTACGCATCAATCCCGATCTCGAGGAGGTTCGCGACTTTCGTGACAG GAGGCTTGCCGCTATACCCTCAAATTTGGTCAGAATTAGTCAAGTCAACACAAACAACTCACATTCTGGGGCAGATGAACTTAAGCGGGGTGATGTGACGGTGAACACAATAGAGGAAGCACTAAACTCAACACAG GAAGGCCCTTTGTGGATTGCTGGAACAATTGTGGCAATCAATTCTGGCAAGGATGATTGGTTTTACAAATCATGTAGAAAGTGTCCGAAGAAGGTTGAAACACCAATTGGAAATAGATACGAGTGTGGAAAGTGTGGCCACACTCACGGAAGTGCATCGTTAAG GTTTAAGGTTGAGGTGATGGCCTATGATGGCACTGGTAGCATAACACTGCTTCTATGGGATCGAGAAACGGTTCAACTATGTGGTAGACAAGCAGAACAGATCAAGGATGAGGAG GAACTTTATGCTGAAGGATACCCTGCAGCTCTTGAGAGCCTGTTAGAAAGAAAACTTCTTTTTAAGGTGAATGTCAAATCCTCCAACATCAAGCTCTATGACCAGGTGTATACAGTGATGAAGGTCTGCGAGGATGATACAATTTTTGAAATGCATCTCCCAAATAAAACGTTCTCCACTGTAACT GATACCGGGTGCAGTAACTCGGTGGATTTGTCAGCAGCTATGGTTGATATCAACAATCTTAGTGATTCTCAATATTCTGTG GATGTTGTGGAGGATAGTGTTACAAGCCTCAAGTGCAAAACTCCAGCCAAAACAGCTACCATGGTTTTAAAGCAACAAATTCCTATCAAcattgagaatgaagaagaacTGGGGTTTTCAACCAACAAACTTACCCGCAATCGTCGAAAAAGACAGAAGATGCAACTTCATGATAGCAATGAATGA